From a single Lolium rigidum isolate FL_2022 chromosome 7, APGP_CSIRO_Lrig_0.1, whole genome shotgun sequence genomic region:
- the LOC124674973 gene encoding inactive leucine-rich repeat receptor-like protein kinase CORYNE: protein MARGRGMLVGKNPTKTLAATLLLLLLLLAVSPLCTRPAASQPLHSEPMSTEPPAAAPPPPPPQSPQPKIPHAQPGGAARLRRIALGVLFGSLAGFLLSLAFLYAIRAAVLHARDAPAVARGPVSFTPQISPKSLQLALPSARPLARGTYHKLVLDGDLTVAVKRLDAAFAHPDSSPLPALSKADMRRVQRQLEQLARVRHLNVMSLKAYVREPDRLSLVYDFVPGGSLEDVMKRVRSQQLSLDWDTRNRIAAGIAKGLRYLHFECSPRILHCNLKPSNVMLEEGFEPVLAGCGVARLFDSGLAADPESSGSLYTAPECYQSSRYTDKCDVYGFGLILGVLLTGRDPTDPFFSGESGRGGLARWLRHMQHSGEAKEALDSSITGEEVDEEEMLMAVRVAIMCLSDAPADRPSSDELAAMLTQLHSF from the exons ATGGCGCGAGGACGCGGGATGTTGGTGGGCAAGAACCCTACCAAAACCCTCGCCGCCactctcctgctcctcctcctcctgctcgcggtcTCCCCGCTCTGCACGCGCCCCGCAGCCTCCCAGCCGCTCCACTCGGAGCCCATGTCCACCGAGCCCCCAGCCGCCGCCccgcctcctccccctccccagTCACCGCAGCCCAAGATTCCCCACGCCCagcccggcggcgccgcccgcctgCGCCGCATCGCGCTCGGCGTCCTCTTCGGCTCCCTCGCCGGCTTCCTCCTCTCGCTCGCCTTCCTCTACGCCATCCGCGCCGCCGTGCTCCACGCCAGGGACGCGCCCGCCGTCGCCAGGGGCCCCGTCTCCTTCACCCCGCAAATCTCGCCCAAGAGCCTCCAGCTCGCGCTCCCCTCCGCGCGCCCGCTCGCGCGCGGCACCTACCACAAGCTCGTCCTCGACGGCGACCTCACCGTCGCCGTCAAGCGCCTCGACGCCGCCTTCGCCCACCCGGACTCCTCGCCGCTGCCGGCGCTCTCCAAGGCCGACATGAGGAGGGTGCAGCGGCAGCTGGAGCAGCTCGCCCGGGTGCGGCACCTCAACGTCATGAGCCTCAAGGCGTACGTCCGCGAGCCCGACCGGCTCTCGCTGGTCTACGACTTCGTGCCCGGGGGCAGCCTCGAGGACGTGATGAAGAGGGTCAGGTCGCAGCAGCTCAGCCTCGACTGGGACACCAGGAACAGGATTGCCGCCGGGATCGCCAAGGGGCTGCGCTACCTGCACTTCGAGTGCAGCCCCAGGATACTGCATTGCAACCTCAAGCCCTCTAATGTGATGCTAGAGGAAGGCTTCGAACCGGTTCTGGCTGGCTGTGGTGTTGCGAGGCTGTTCGATTCAGGTTTGGCTGCTGATCCGGAATCGTCAGGCAGCCTCTACACTGCTCCAGAGTGCTACCAAAGTAGCAG GTACACGGACAAGTGTGATGTCTATGGTTTTGGCTTGATCCTCGGCGTGCTGCTTACCGGGAGAGACCCCACAGATCCATTTTTCTCTGGAGAAAGTGGACGGGGTGGCCTGGCTCGATGGCTCCGTCATATGCAGCATTCTGGTGAAGCAAAAGAAGCACTGGACAGCAGCATCACAGGGGAGGAGGTTGACGAAGAGGAGATGCTGATGGCCGTCAGGGTGGCCATCATGTGCCTCTCGGATGCGCCAGCTGATCGGCCATCCAGCGATGAACTCGCCGCGATGCTCACCCAACTCCACAGCTTctag